A region of Clostridium acetobutylicum ATCC 824 DNA encodes the following proteins:
- a CDS encoding alpha-amylase family glycosyl hydrolase codes for MPWFKKAIFYHIYPLGLCGAPLSNDFTSKPIPRLKEIENWIPYLKSLGITALYLGPVFESTSHGYDTADYYTVDRRLGTNDTLKKLINKLHKNGIKVVLDGVFNHVGRNFPQFMDLIINKQTSSFATWFSGVDFNSKSPYNDDFSYDTWNGCYDLVKLNFNNNEVKSFILNAINFWISEFKIDGIRLDAADCIDINFLREISNFSKSISDDFFLLGEIIFGDYTRFASKNILDSVTNYECYKGLYSSHNSLNYFEIAYSLNRQFGDGGIYKNIPLYNFVDNHDVNRIASTLIDAANIYPIYTILFTIPGIPSIYYGSDFGITGVKQNNSDKYLRPRLKINELKNSKENKPLNNFIKKLCHIRINSEALTEGLYKQLFISNKLFAFLRYTDSEKIIVALNCSKECSQIEFSNDMNATSLFDLIEKKSLKLEPNGTISITLQENQARIFKVSF; via the coding sequence ATGCCTTGGTTTAAAAAAGCAATTTTTTATCACATCTATCCTCTTGGTTTATGCGGAGCACCTTTAAGTAATGACTTCACTTCTAAACCAATACCAAGACTTAAGGAGATAGAAAACTGGATACCTTATTTAAAATCATTAGGAATAACTGCTTTATATCTTGGACCTGTTTTTGAATCCACATCTCATGGTTATGATACAGCAGATTACTATACAGTAGATAGAAGACTCGGGACAAATGACACTTTAAAAAAACTTATAAATAAGCTTCATAAAAATGGCATCAAGGTAGTTTTAGATGGTGTATTCAATCATGTTGGAAGGAACTTCCCCCAATTTATGGATTTGATTATAAATAAGCAAACTTCCAGCTTTGCTACTTGGTTTTCTGGTGTTGATTTTAACAGTAAAAGTCCTTATAATGATGATTTTTCCTACGATACCTGGAATGGTTGTTATGATTTAGTCAAACTAAACTTTAACAATAATGAGGTGAAAAGTTTTATTTTAAATGCAATAAACTTTTGGATAAGTGAATTCAAGATAGATGGTATCCGCCTTGATGCTGCTGACTGCATAGATATAAACTTTCTAAGAGAAATATCCAACTTCTCAAAAAGCATATCAGATGATTTCTTCCTTTTAGGGGAAATTATATTTGGTGATTATACACGCTTTGCAAGTAAAAATATATTGGACTCTGTTACCAACTACGAGTGTTACAAGGGACTCTATTCAAGTCATAATTCATTAAATTACTTTGAGATAGCTTACTCTTTAAATAGACAATTTGGCGATGGCGGTATATATAAAAATATTCCATTATACAATTTTGTTGATAATCATGATGTTAACCGTATTGCCAGCACTTTAATTGATGCAGCTAATATTTATCCTATATATACTATTTTGTTTACAATACCTGGTATCCCATCAATTTATTACGGAAGTGATTTTGGTATAACTGGTGTAAAACAAAATAACTCTGATAAGTATTTAAGACCTAGACTAAAAATTAATGAATTAAAAAACTCTAAAGAAAACAAACCTTTGAATAATTTTATAAAAAAGCTTTGCCATATTCGAATAAATTCTGAAGCATTAACAGAAGGTTTATACAAACAACTTTTCATTTCAAATAAACTATTTGCTTTTTTAAGATATACCGATAGTGAAAAAATAATAGTAGCTTTAAATTGTTCTAAAGAATGTTCTCAAATAGAGTTCTCAAATGATATGAATGCTACTTCTTTATTTGATCTTATAGAGAAAAAAAGCTTAAAGCTAGAACCTAATGGAACTATAAGTATAACCTTACAGGAAAACCAAGCAAGAATATTTAAAGTAAGTTTCTAA
- the recQ gene encoding DNA helicase RecQ, with translation MDKNIFNILKKYFGYSSFRRGQENIIQSILDGNDTFAIMPTGGGKSICYQVPALYMKGLTIVITPLISLMKDQVDTLRENGVNASYINSTLSSKETNDILMSALSGHLKILYVAPERLEQDYFRNAIKDLTISMVAIDEAHCVSQWGHDFRVSYKRIVPFINIFDKRPIVAAFTATATDEVKKDIINLLELKEPNCFITGFDRDNLFFSIVKNENKFDFITKYLSKHKELSGIIYAATRKEVDSLHQKLISQGYSVGKYHAGMGDKERSESQDLFLYDETKLMIATNAFGMGIDKSNVRFVIHYNMPKNLESYYQEAGRAGRDGEKSECIILFSGQDIQIQKFLIKQSIPSFDRQRIELKKLNDMINYCMTTSCLRKYILNYFGENYEVENCDNCINCTGNVEIVDITLEAQKIISCIYRMGQNFGVTMIAEVLKGSKNSKVLRFNFDKLSTYGIMKDCTLKQITNLINTLIADGYLYLSDSEYATVKMSQKSIEVLKGYKKVVQKIHIVEELSLSTDNTLFEILKALRLEIARRENVPPYIIFSDSVLSEMCKYYPKDKNSMLQIKGVGEIKYNKYGEIFEEKIREYIKETNLTPEDNNKGTLKVPELLSKKIPTHIETFNLYKKGITIADMAKIRNLSIPTIQEHILKCANEGLNVNLDAYIPAEYKDLIYEKIRILGTSKLRPIKDALPDDVDYMAIKAAICKYTSKNKAI, from the coding sequence ATGGACAAGAACATATTTAATATATTAAAGAAGTACTTCGGATATTCATCTTTTAGAAGAGGACAAGAAAACATAATACAAAGTATATTAGATGGGAATGACACCTTTGCTATTATGCCAACTGGTGGAGGTAAGTCCATCTGTTATCAGGTACCTGCACTTTATATGAAAGGACTAACAATTGTTATAACTCCTCTAATTTCCCTTATGAAGGACCAGGTTGACACCTTAAGAGAAAATGGAGTTAATGCAAGCTATATAAATAGTACCTTATCATCTAAAGAAACAAATGACATCTTAATGTCAGCACTTTCAGGACATTTAAAAATTTTGTATGTGGCCCCTGAAAGATTAGAGCAGGACTATTTTAGAAATGCAATTAAAGATTTAACTATATCAATGGTTGCTATAGACGAGGCTCATTGTGTATCTCAATGGGGTCATGATTTTAGAGTTAGTTATAAAAGAATTGTACCATTTATAAATATATTTGATAAAAGGCCTATTGTTGCAGCTTTCACTGCTACTGCAACAGATGAGGTAAAGAAAGATATAATAAATTTACTTGAGCTTAAAGAGCCAAATTGTTTTATTACTGGTTTTGATAGAGATAACTTATTCTTCTCAATAGTAAAAAATGAGAATAAATTTGATTTTATAACAAAATATCTTTCAAAACACAAGGAACTTTCAGGAATAATATATGCTGCGACTAGAAAAGAGGTTGATTCCCTTCATCAAAAGCTTATAAGTCAAGGATATTCTGTAGGGAAATATCATGCTGGCATGGGTGATAAGGAAAGAAGCGAAAGCCAAGACCTTTTTCTTTATGATGAAACAAAATTAATGATAGCCACAAATGCATTTGGAATGGGTATAGATAAATCAAATGTTCGTTTTGTAATACATTATAATATGCCAAAAAACTTAGAATCTTATTATCAAGAAGCCGGTCGTGCAGGTAGAGACGGTGAAAAAAGTGAATGTATAATCCTATTTAGTGGTCAAGATATACAAATACAAAAATTCTTAATAAAACAAAGTATACCTTCCTTTGATAGACAAAGAATAGAATTAAAAAAGCTAAATGATATGATTAACTACTGCATGACTACCTCCTGTCTTAGAAAATATATTTTAAACTATTTTGGAGAAAACTACGAAGTAGAAAACTGTGATAATTGTATAAATTGTACTGGCAATGTAGAAATAGTAGATATAACATTGGAAGCTCAAAAGATTATTTCCTGCATTTACAGAATGGGACAAAACTTTGGCGTAACTATGATCGCCGAGGTTCTAAAAGGCTCTAAAAATAGTAAGGTTTTGAGATTTAACTTTGATAAATTATCTACTTATGGAATAATGAAAGATTGTACGCTAAAACAAATTACTAATTTAATAAATACACTCATAGCTGATGGCTATTTGTACCTTTCAGATAGTGAATATGCTACAGTGAAAATGTCTCAAAAAAGCATAGAAGTGCTTAAGGGATACAAAAAAGTAGTGCAAAAAATCCATATTGTAGAAGAACTTTCATTAAGTACTGACAATACTTTATTTGAAATTTTAAAGGCTTTAAGATTAGAAATAGCGCGAAGAGAAAATGTTCCTCCTTACATAATTTTTTCTGATTCTGTATTAAGCGAAATGTGTAAATATTACCCTAAGGATAAGAATTCTATGCTTCAAATCAAAGGTGTTGGAGAAATAAAATACAACAAATACGGCGAAATATTTGAAGAGAAGATAAGAGAATACATTAAAGAAACAAATTTAACTCCAGAGGATAATAATAAAGGAACTCTTAAAGTGCCCGAACTCCTTTCTAAAAAGATACCTACACATATTGAAACTTTTAACTTATACAAAAAGGGAATTACAATAGCCGATATGGCTAAAATAAGGAATTTATCAATTCCAACAATACAAGAACATATTTTAAAGTGCGCAAATGAAGGTCTTAATGTAAATTTAGATGCCTACATACCAGCTGAATACAAAGATTTAATATATGAAAAAATAAGAATTCTTGGTACCTCTAAATTAAGACCTATAAAGGATGCACTGCCAGATGATGTTGATTACATGGCAATAAAAGCTGCTATTTGTAAATATACTTCTAAAAATAAAGCAATATAG
- a CDS encoding alpha/beta fold hydrolase — MGYYIKVESDVKLYIEDVNPRANKTILFLHGWPGSHKLFEYQFDQLPKRGYRCIGIDQRGFGESDKPYSGYNYDRLSDDVRCVVETLSLRNFTLAGHSTGGAIAIRYMARHKQYGVNKLALFAAAAPSLIKRSYFPFGLSKDAVEDIIKGTYEDRPKMLRQFGDTFFYKYITEPFSDWFFNLGLQAAGWATAEVAKTWLGEEELFSDLKKITVPTLILHGIHDKVCLFPLAEAQKRGIKNSKLVRFEESGHGLFYDEKDRLNSELMKFIER, encoded by the coding sequence ATGGGATATTATATTAAAGTAGAATCTGATGTTAAACTTTATATTGAGGATGTTAACCCGCGAGCAAATAAAACAATTTTGTTTTTGCACGGTTGGCCAGGAAGCCATAAGTTATTTGAATATCAATTTGATCAGCTTCCTAAAAGAGGATATAGGTGCATAGGTATAGATCAAAGAGGATTTGGTGAATCGGATAAGCCATATTCAGGTTACAATTATGACAGACTATCAGATGATGTTAGATGTGTGGTAGAAACTCTTTCTTTAAGAAATTTTACTTTAGCTGGACATTCTACAGGTGGAGCTATTGCAATTAGGTATATGGCAAGGCATAAGCAATATGGAGTTAATAAGTTAGCCCTTTTTGCGGCAGCAGCTCCTAGCCTTATTAAGCGCTCTTATTTTCCATTTGGGCTATCAAAAGATGCTGTGGAGGATATTATTAAAGGCACATATGAGGATAGACCTAAAATGTTAAGGCAATTTGGTGATACATTTTTTTATAAATATATAACTGAGCCTTTTTCGGATTGGTTTTTTAATTTAGGACTTCAGGCAGCAGGATGGGCTACTGCTGAAGTAGCAAAAACTTGGCTTGGAGAGGAAGAGTTGTTTTCTGACCTCAAAAAGATAACAGTTCCAACACTAATTCTTCATGGAATTCATGATAAAGTATGTTTATTTCCTTTAGCTGAAGCACAGAAAAGAGGCATAAAGAATTCCAAGCTTGTAAGATTTGAAGAAAGTGGTCATGGATTATTTTATGATGAAAAGGATAGGCTTAACAGTGAGCTTATGAAATTTATAGAAAGATAA
- a CDS encoding amidase domain-containing protein → MYYIFPFQRENKYSRTSAVKYALTYGLTPNPNYRYFPLINDKSGDCANFISQCLFTGNAPMDFNKVRPWWYKKGLNRALDTWSISWSVAHSLYYYLRENAEKNSSYTKGIEITNKKELEVGDLIFFQDKKGLIFHSTIVTNFSNGEPLITQHSPQAVNIPYIKSWPAFKYHYVKIRI, encoded by the coding sequence ATGTATTATATATTTCCCTTTCAAAGAGAAAATAAATATTCAAGAACATCTGCTGTAAAATATGCACTTACCTACGGATTAACCCCTAACCCAAATTATAGATATTTTCCTTTGATAAATGATAAAAGTGGAGACTGCGCAAATTTTATATCTCAGTGTTTATTTACAGGAAATGCACCAATGGATTTCAATAAAGTTCGCCCTTGGTGGTATAAAAAAGGGTTAAATAGAGCCCTTGATACTTGGTCAATAAGTTGGTCGGTAGCTCACTCTTTATACTATTATCTAAGAGAAAATGCTGAAAAAAATTCTTCCTACACAAAAGGTATTGAAATCACAAATAAAAAAGAACTTGAAGTAGGTGATCTAATATTTTTCCAAGACAAAAAAGGGTTAATATTTCATTCAACCATTGTAACAAATTTTTCTAATGGTGAACCTCTTATTACCCAACATTCTCCTCAAGCAGTAAATATACCATATATAAAATCCTGGCCTGCCTTCAAGTATCATTACGTGAAAATTCGTATTTAA
- a CDS encoding LysR family transcriptional regulator — MNLRQLEYFVTLSETLSFTKTAQKFFISQTAVTKQIKLLENTLDTKLFNRNKHYVELTPAGNVFLMEAKAILLRVEEATERVHLTTIGFVGLLRIGFIKGYEKTAFSDLIFQLYNKYPNISITFFRGTESELYEKVLNSELDIVFNSVKPKNIDKTLEMKLIDKYPLKVVVHPTHPLAARKSVRFEELRGETIFKYNDGQDIEVTLLMVSANMGIAVMPSYCVRYLSQSQNLMIIAVENNNFYVDIAAVWNKENNNPALLRVLQIIKEAEQ; from the coding sequence ATGAATCTTAGACAGTTAGAATACTTTGTTACATTGTCTGAAACCTTGAGTTTTACTAAAACAGCTCAAAAGTTCTTTATATCACAAACAGCTGTAACAAAACAGATAAAATTATTAGAAAACACCTTAGACACGAAGTTATTTAATAGAAATAAACATTATGTAGAGTTAACACCAGCAGGGAATGTGTTCTTGATGGAAGCTAAAGCTATTCTACTTAGAGTTGAAGAAGCAACAGAAAGAGTACATTTAACAACTATTGGCTTTGTGGGACTATTACGCATTGGATTTATAAAGGGCTATGAAAAAACCGCCTTTTCAGATTTGATTTTTCAGCTATACAATAAATATCCTAATATATCAATTACATTTTTTAGAGGAACAGAAAGTGAACTATATGAGAAGGTATTGAACTCCGAATTGGATATTGTATTTAATAGTGTAAAACCCAAAAACATTGATAAAACTTTAGAGATGAAATTAATAGATAAATATCCTTTAAAAGTTGTGGTTCATCCAACACATCCTTTAGCAGCAAGAAAATCAGTACGGTTTGAAGAATTAAGAGGGGAGACTATTTTTAAATATAATGATGGTCAGGATATAGAAGTTACTCTTTTAATGGTATCAGCTAATATGGGGATTGCCGTAATGCCTTCTTACTGCGTACGATATTTAAGTCAATCTCAAAATCTTATGATAATAGCAGTAGAGAATAATAATTTCTATGTTGATATTGCTGCTGTATGGAATAAAGAAAATAATAATCCAGCGTTATTAAGAGTACTTCAGATTATTAAAGAGGCAGAGCAATAG
- a CDS encoding D-isomer specific 2-hydroxyacid dehydrogenase family protein: MKILAFEVREDEKLYFEKYAAQYNCEITCIEDPLTFNNLKIVEGYDGISILGKSHITCDLEDSLKSLNVNFCSTRTVGFDHIDITHAHEIGFKIANTNYPPTGVAEHTVMLMLMSLRHYKQAMWRGHVNDYSLGGLQGRELNTLTVGIVGTGKIGQCVIKYLSNFGCKILAYDMHENTDVTKYAKYTDLDTIITSSDIISLHTPLLEGTYHLINDEKINRMKDNVVLINCARGELMDIDALIRGVEAKKIGALGLDVIEGEKDLYHQDKRTDIISNQKIAYLRQFPNVILTQHMAFYTDIAVESMVKCSIEAIHDFIKTGNSKTSI; encoded by the coding sequence ATGAAGATTTTAGCTTTTGAAGTACGTGAAGATGAAAAATTATATTTTGAAAAATATGCTGCACAATATAACTGTGAGATTACCTGCATAGAAGATCCTTTGACATTTAATAATTTAAAAATTGTAGAAGGTTATGATGGTATATCAATCTTGGGTAAAAGCCACATAACTTGCGACTTGGAGGACAGCCTTAAATCTTTAAATGTTAACTTCTGCTCTACACGAACAGTTGGTTTTGATCACATTGATATAACTCATGCTCATGAAATTGGTTTTAAAATAGCAAACACTAATTATCCACCAACAGGCGTAGCTGAACATACTGTAATGCTTATGTTAATGTCTTTAAGGCATTATAAACAAGCAATGTGGCGAGGTCATGTAAATGATTATTCTCTTGGCGGTTTACAGGGACGTGAACTTAATACATTAACTGTTGGAATCGTTGGCACAGGCAAAATTGGACAATGTGTTATAAAGTATCTATCTAACTTTGGTTGTAAAATACTTGCTTATGATATGCATGAAAATACTGATGTTACAAAATACGCTAAATATACTGATTTAGATACAATTATAACTTCCTCAGATATTATTTCATTACATACACCTTTATTAGAAGGTACATATCATCTTATTAATGATGAAAAAATTAATCGTATGAAAGATAACGTTGTTTTAATAAACTGCGCTAGAGGCGAACTTATGGATATTGATGCTTTAATAAGAGGCGTAGAGGCAAAAAAGATTGGAGCTTTAGGTCTAGATGTTATAGAAGGAGAAAAAGACCTATATCACCAAGATAAAAGAACTGATATTATTAGTAATCAAAAAATTGCATATCTTCGTCAATTCCCAAATGTAATACTTACACAGCACATGGCTTTTTATACCGATATTGCAGTAGAAAGTATGGTAAAATGCTCAATTGAGGCAATTCACGATTTTATAAAAACTGGTAACTCTAAGACTAGCATATAA
- a CDS encoding sugar O-acetyltransferase — MNQKERMLAGLPYKAWLDGLLEERMDNKKKIYEYNHCKPDESEKIDELIKDIFGKVGVGAHIEAPFHCDYGKNIEIGDNFFANYNCIILDVGKVTIGDNVQFAPNVSLYTAGHPIHPASRNSGYEYGISITIGNNVWLGGNVVVNPGVHIGDNVVVGSGSVVTKDIPDNVIAVGNPCKVIREITEEDRKYYYKNYEFDVDDYTV; from the coding sequence ATGAATCAAAAAGAAAGAATGCTGGCAGGTCTTCCGTATAAGGCTTGGCTAGATGGATTATTAGAGGAACGAATGGATAATAAAAAGAAGATATATGAGTATAATCATTGCAAACCAGATGAAAGTGAAAAAATAGATGAGTTAATAAAGGATATTTTCGGTAAAGTAGGTGTAGGTGCACATATTGAAGCACCGTTTCATTGTGATTATGGAAAAAATATTGAAATCGGAGATAATTTTTTTGCAAACTACAACTGTATTATTTTAGATGTTGGAAAAGTGACTATAGGCGACAATGTACAATTTGCTCCAAATGTATCTCTATATACAGCAGGACATCCAATACATCCTGCTTCACGTAATTCTGGATATGAGTATGGTATTAGTATAACTATAGGAAATAATGTTTGGCTTGGTGGAAATGTTGTTGTAAATCCTGGGGTCCATATAGGGGATAATGTTGTTGTTGGTTCAGGAAGTGTTGTTACAAAGGATATTCCTGATAATGTAATAGCAGTTGGAAATCCGTGTAAAGTTATTCGTGAAATTACAGAAGAAGACCGAAAATATTATTATAAAAACTATGAGTTTGATGTTGATGATTATACTGTTTAA
- a CDS encoding SH3 domain-containing protein: protein MKKKLLISTLLVTGILASATFISPITSNAKTIGTKAKIIQPKIDYEFTECGYVTGNEVSVRADSNTDSEVYGYLYADNNDVVTIIDNTVENGFYLIKNPFGSGYAYISTDYVSEGSVD from the coding sequence ATGAAAAAAAAATTATTAATTAGTACATTACTTGTTACAGGAATTTTAGCATCTGCAACTTTTATATCGCCAATAACATCCAATGCTAAAACTATTGGGACTAAAGCTAAAATCATACAACCCAAAATTGATTATGAATTCACTGAATGTGGTTATGTAACTGGTAATGAAGTGAGTGTAAGAGCTGATTCAAATACTGATAGTGAAGTATATGGATATTTGTATGCGGATAATAATGATGTTGTTACTATTATAGATAATACAGTTGAAAATGGATTTTACTTAATAAAAAATCCATTCGGATCTGGGTATGCTTATATTTCAACAGACTACGTATCTGAAGGCTCAGTAGATTAA
- a CDS encoding DNA-binding protein — MEREELIQLIKDNTMDANEVAEYLEVSKQRISDMNRQGKLVSIKKGIYFKTRC, encoded by the coding sequence ATGGAGAGAGAAGAACTTATACAATTAATTAAGGATAATACTATGGATGCTAATGAGGTTGCTGAATATTTAGAAGTAAGTAAACAGCGTATATCAGATATGAATAGACAAGGAAAGTTAGTTTCTATTAAAAAAGGTATATATTTTAAAACAAGATGTTGA
- a CDS encoding peptidoglycan-binding protein, protein MKNLKLKALSLGIVSTVLISSSAFAATNTKTNVTKPTINSTVQASVKPSKTYGEIGDIATPNQYGGWDFGSQNMPTLLSEGVTVKEWDSGLAVKEIQTALYYYFLKNDSNVFHSYNMGDPNFINGIFGYSTYALIVEYQVRTGLSDGIAGAVGAVTWASLRVWDL, encoded by the coding sequence ATGAAAAACTTAAAATTAAAAGCTTTATCTTTAGGAATTGTTTCTACTGTCTTAATTTCTTCTAGTGCTTTTGCTGCCACTAATACCAAAACTAACGTAACAAAACCTACTATTAATTCAACTGTACAAGCATCTGTTAAACCTTCAAAAACATATGGCGAAATAGGTGATATAGCTACACCAAATCAATATGGTGGATGGGATTTTGGATCACAGAACATGCCTACCCTTTTAAGTGAAGGAGTAACAGTTAAGGAATGGGATAGTGGATTAGCTGTTAAGGAAATTCAAACTGCTCTATATTACTATTTCCTTAAAAATGACAGTAATGTTTTTCATTCTTACAATATGGGGGACCCAAACTTTATAAACGGAATTTTTGGATATTCAACATATGCTCTTATTGTAGAATATCAAGTAAGAACTGGCTTAAGTGATGGTATTGCTGGCGCAGTTGGTGCTGTAACTTGGGCTTCTCTAAGAGTATGGGATTTATAA
- the guaA gene encoding glutamine-hydrolyzing GMP synthase, whose protein sequence is MDKQLVLVIDFGGQYNQLIARRVREHNVYCEIVPYTYSIDKIKEKKPSAVIFTGGQNSVYGEDSPRMDKEIFDLGVPVLGICYGHQLITYTLGGEVMGSEIREYGKTDVTLDSVCELFEGIDIENSCWMSHTDRVAKVPEGFKVVGHTNVCPVAAMANTEKKIYGVQFHPEVLHTPFGEQLFSNFLFKICGLKEDWSMSSFAKEKIQEIKDIVGDKKVLCALSGGVDSSVAAVLVHKAIGKQLTCVFVDHGLLRKDEGDQVESIFRKQFDMNLIRVNAKDRFLGKLKGISDPERKRKIIGEEFIRVFEEEANKLGQIDFLVQGTIYPDVVESGTDTSATIKSHHNVGGLPEDMQFELIEPLRELFKDEVRAVGEELGIPHKLVWRQPFPGPGLGIRVLGEVTEEKLEIVREADAIFREEIANAGLEEKIWQYFACLPNIHSVGVMGDGRTYCETIALRAVTSSDAMTSDWARIPYEVLDKVSRRIVNEVKGVNRIVYDVTSKPPATIEWE, encoded by the coding sequence ATGGATAAACAGTTAGTTTTAGTTATTGATTTTGGTGGACAATATAACCAGCTTATAGCAAGAAGAGTAAGAGAACACAATGTATATTGTGAAATAGTTCCATACACATATTCTATAGATAAAATAAAGGAAAAGAAGCCTAGTGCAGTAATATTTACTGGTGGACAAAACAGTGTGTATGGAGAAGATTCACCTAGGATGGATAAAGAAATTTTTGATCTTGGAGTTCCTGTTCTTGGAATATGCTATGGTCATCAGCTTATAACTTATACTTTAGGTGGAGAAGTTATGGGTTCAGAAATAAGAGAATATGGAAAGACTGATGTAACGCTAGATAGTGTTTGTGAATTATTTGAAGGAATAGATATAGAGAATTCTTGTTGGATGAGTCATACAGATAGAGTTGCAAAAGTTCCAGAGGGCTTTAAGGTGGTTGGTCATACTAATGTTTGTCCAGTGGCTGCAATGGCAAACACAGAGAAGAAGATATATGGAGTTCAGTTCCATCCAGAAGTTTTACATACTCCTTTTGGAGAGCAGCTTTTTTCAAATTTCTTATTTAAGATATGTGGTTTAAAAGAGGATTGGTCAATGTCTTCTTTTGCTAAAGAGAAAATTCAGGAGATTAAAGATATTGTAGGAGATAAAAAAGTTTTATGTGCTTTATCGGGTGGAGTAGATTCATCTGTTGCAGCAGTTTTAGTTCATAAAGCGATTGGTAAACAGCTTACTTGTGTATTTGTTGACCACGGTCTTCTTAGAAAAGATGAAGGTGACCAGGTTGAAAGTATTTTTAGAAAACAATTTGATATGAATCTTATAAGAGTTAATGCTAAGGATAGATTTCTTGGAAAACTAAAAGGAATTTCTGATCCAGAAAGAAAGAGAAAAATAATAGGAGAAGAGTTCATAAGAGTTTTTGAAGAAGAAGCAAATAAACTTGGACAAATAGATTTCCTAGTTCAAGGAACAATTTATCCAGATGTTGTTGAAAGTGGAACAGATACTTCTGCAACTATAAAGAGCCATCATAATGTTGGTGGACTTCCAGAGGATATGCAGTTTGAACTTATAGAGCCATTAAGAGAGCTTTTTAAAGATGAAGTAAGAGCGGTAGGAGAGGAACTAGGAATTCCTCATAAGCTTGTATGGCGTCAACCATTCCCAGGACCAGGTCTTGGAATAAGAGTTCTTGGAGAAGTAACTGAAGAAAAGCTTGAAATTGTAAGAGAAGCAGATGCTATTTTTAGAGAAGAAATTGCAAATGCAGGACTTGAAGAAAAGATATGGCAGTACTTTGCATGTCTTCCAAACATTCATTCTGTTGGAGTTATGGGTGATGGAAGAACTTACTGCGAAACTATAGCTTTAAGAGCTGTAACTTCTTCAGATGCTATGACTTCTGATTGGGCGAGAATACCATATGAGGTTTTAGATAAAGTTTCAAGAAGAATAGTAAATGAGGTTAAAGGTGTTAACAGAATAGTTTATGATGTAACTAGTAAGCCACCAGCTACAATTGAGTGGGAATAA